The Ischnura elegans chromosome 9, ioIscEleg1.1, whole genome shotgun sequence genome includes the window GTGTTAATGAtatattctcgttatttttctgtGAGCTAATgccaatattcatttttaatggaaGTTACTCCTTAAATTCCATGAATTTCGTTGGCTCCGAAAATGACCGTGCTTTAATTTGTATCACAATAATAAGGTGGGTATAGTGCTGTACAGGCTGAGAGCGGTATCTATTCGATTCGCTGCCTACATGTAATGTAACCTTGAACTATGCTATTATGAACTCTCTCTGAAGTGTAATTGGGCATCGATTAATCTAAGTTCATTCTTCAGGCTATTATTGTTACAGAGAATTCTAATGCATTTGGCTTCGTTCAGCTCGTGTATTTATAACTTTCTGTGGGAGTGAGAAAATTAGATGTAAAATATGTGATTCATCATTttaatagcattaatttttcctAAGTAGTATCGGTATATTACTCATTGTGGGCCGAGGTTAAGTCAATAAAACTCATGATTCTGACCCTTGCACATAACCCTGGATAGGGCTAACTTCATGAAAGATTAGCTCTTCATTCACTGTCTATTGGTATTGCATATGGAGtgataaaatttcaagtttctcCTCTCTGATTTATGCCCTGTCCTCATGTATTTGGTTCAAGAGGAGCTCTGTTTCACACAAATTATCCTAGATGCCAATATACTTTTAGCACTATTTTTGTCCTTATATGAAACAACCCAAATCTTCTCCACCACACTGTTGCATTCAAAGTATTCTACATATACTTTCTGTTCTTTTAAAGTGACACGATTTGGCAAAACTCCTCAACCATTTGCAGTACATACAAGGTCTCATTTCAGGTAGGGCTTCCACCTCTCCATGTAGAACACAAAATTCTTGGGGAAAAATACTTACACCTTACAGGCCAACTTGTATTTCAAACCTATTTAGGAATTTGTTTGCTAATGATTGAGATAGTAATGGAGGAACGAATAGAGTAAAAAGTCAGAGTCAAAGTGGATGAAGTTGATGTTTAATTCTGAAAGGTTCCAAGATGATCTGGTATGCATGTCAGCCAAATATTTGCAGGTGATGAATGCCATTGGTAAACATCAATAACAACATGACAGAAAGATTTATCCCAAGAAAGTCATAGTCGTGTACTTCTGAAAGTTTTCAAGAGCTAGGAGTGAGGCTTAACTTTTAAGTTGATGATCACAAACTTGAACTGGTGGAACAGCACATAGAATATTTTGGGAGCCTGTTGGAAGATGGATCCTATAGCAGTGGTATTACAAAGAACATTGGATGAACACTGGGGGAAGTCATGAATAGAGAGAAGCTGATGAGAGTATTGTGTGTAAGAGtgtaaagaaaaggtcagtgaggAGTCTGAATTAAATCATAGCACTTATCCGTGCTGAAACATGGATGCAGAGGGTGGAAGGTATGGAGGCGAAAACATAAGGTGAGTTGGATGGAGAAGAAAGGAAATTAGGAAGTCCTACGTAACACATTAGAGGGAAATGGGCACAGCAGTGAAGACGTCAAAAagagaattgcactagcaaaggaggcgtacATGAATAGGAAAGACCTGATTAGAGGATCATCAGGTAAGATTTTTTGGAAAAGTCTAGTCAAGCATCTAAACTGTAGTGCAGTGCCTAAAAGAGGGGAAACATGAACATCGAGGAAGGAGGACAGGTAGAGCCTAGAAGCATTCACAATGTGAGTGTGGAGGAGAACGGAAAAAGTGAAGTGGATTGAGAGGAAGAAAAATGTCTAAGTGCTAGACATGGGAGGGGAGGAAAGATTGATTATAGAGGAGATAGGATTAGGATAGAGCAATTACTGAGTTGGGAggggatgtaaaaaaaaaaactctgcaaGAGGGAAGAATGCTTTGTGAACAGggtataggaaaaaaatatgatttttaggcAATGAAAAGGTCTTtttgtgaattgatgagggaaaaCTGCAACTAAAAGGGAGACAGCTGAAATAATTCTCAAATCTACCTTCACcagcagaatactttaataacatgcttaaaataaaatatggaggaggaaaaagaagagTTCTTGGATAAAAGGAATTGTTGTAAAGAGGCAGGTTCAATGGACAGGATGGTGTGATACACAAATTGTTCCCTGAAAAAAAACCTTCTTTGACCACTATACTACCTTGAATTAATACTAACAATGCCTGCCTGGTTACATTTGCATCAATGTTGACGATCTAAATCCAAATACATATGCACTTTATATACCAAGCTACAATAATATAAGGTAGTTAGTACaggtaaataaaatacaaatatctatatcaaaataactttaattaataTTGATACCAAATGTTATCAATACATTTCATAAAACTTATTTTAGATTTTCCATGCCGTTAAAAGATGAAACAAATACAAGGAAGACCAGAGCACTCACGGGTGAGACACAATTAAATACAACTGTGACTGGCACAGCAATATGTATACGGAAAGAGAACCAAAAAACTATGATTTAGCCCACTttaacaagaattttcaaataaactaaTTTATATTGAGATTGCTAGGATCCGAATGGTTATTGTCACAATGCATCACAAACTATAACTATTTACAAAGACCAAGTAACAAACTAACATATACTGCCTGTACCACAGTACAAGttacaaaaaaacttaatattattaaatctaACTGATACAACAATAACAAATCATTTTTGTCCATCACTCAAAAATTTAGTAGCCTGAACTCATCCAGCataatatcaaatatattttttggttgaCATTGACCTAAGGAGTCAATTCAATGCTGGGAAACATAGAATATAATCCATCGGTACATTATGAGCATGttaatacatacataatatgACTGCAAAAATTCACAACTCTTCACTCAAAAGTTCACAACTCTTAATCTCTAATCCATACCCTAAATTTAATACTCCTCGAcataatttataaacaaacatatgttgtattattaaaatatttggaatgcTTTTGGTAAATATGCCTGATTTAGCATTACCATTATCATTCTTGGgcaaaaaatgtaagaaaaaaattatctctataAAAAAACAACTATAAATGAAATTGAGAAAAGTATTTTATAAGCCATACCAAAACCCCAAATACGTTATTTCACCCATACTCATGTAGGTCCAGTATCACTTTGATTGAGATTGTTCCACTATGCTCTAAGGAGTAGTGCATAATGGCAAAAAGATGTGATGTAATTTCAGCCAAAATTCAAACCAGGGATTAACTGGAGAACAATATGCCAAGTATGCATAATGAGACCTAAAATGATCCTCAATCAAAGTAGGCACCACAGTTAGAACACTTCTTTGTTTTTGTCGCAAGACAGCACAGAATACCAATGGGAAAAAACAGTATAGCACATAGTATGCCAAGTGCATTGTACTGATCTTCCAGGACTCCAATCTGGAAAGAATATAAATCAAATTTAATCACCTAATTTTCAATTTCACACCATTGgatttacataaatataaataattacataatattgcCCATCACTTTATCCATGAATAATTATTAGTCTTTCGAATATTACTTTTCATAGcctcttttatttccttcttaTCACAGCTAGAATTCCCATCCGTCTTGCTTTGATAAGTACTTTGTACATGAGCTTAGTATATAGGtgcataaatagaatatttcataTACGTGGTCCCAAACAACATAACGCAGGTTCAATCTCAAGCCTAGAAGTTATCATGTAAAAGCCCCAATAAACATGACACGCTAGCCTTTACAAAACGTGACATGTTTGCTACAGAGCAAAACCTGCCAAACAAAATCATGCAACAGGAGCCAAACAAAATCTcgcattttgttttaaataacttCAGCAAAATTTCACTGACTAAGAAAGTACCACAAAATTTATGGCatgattttggagaaaataggAAACCTCTTCCCGAAAGATAAATATAGGTGTGCATTCTATAACAGTGACAATCTCAAAAAATTCCTGGGGAATACGAAAGACAAAGTGCAACCTTTGTAAAGGAgtggcatttataaattaaagtgcAAAAACTGCAGTGTGACATATGTCGAACAGATGGGGTGCACGTTGGTGAGAAGAGTAGCAGAACATAAGAGGTGCTACCTAATTTGCAATCTGGAGCAGTcccattttgcgaaacatctttAGGAAGAAAATCATGAAAGCGAATTTGTACTGGAGATACTACATTTAGAGAGGAAAGGGAGGAAATTGGACAAAATTGAGGAGCTAGAAATAAAGAGGCATATGACCAATGGTCAATTACTTAACGACATACtttttgaaaggttttccccACTCCTACAAGTCAAGTGTTCCTTAACATCAAGGATGGACAAAAATCCAGAACCCTACAACCCCACTCCACACCCACTAATTACCTACCTCTTCCTTAACCCCAACTCACTGGAAAACCCTTTCGAGTCAAccaacctcccccccctccctccctccatctcaCCAGTGCCATCCTCCAACAgttgttttctcaattctcaatacaacctccacttggggtttccaacccaacaccttcccctccccctcctgacacccactccttccactctctcccccattcccttcaaggagtatatgtgcttgcttaccattcaaattttttgtacttgataatgacctctatggttcgaaacatgacGTACGGATGAattaaatcagtggaaatcaaccaagtctcctttttattttctttgtgaatTATTAAATGCATATGCTATTAATAggatttatctaaaaaaatatattaattttttttaattaaaactactAAGAACGTAGTCTTgaataacaatgagaaaatcgaacaataaaatacttaaatgggCAGCACTTCTTAATTTTGTAGATGTGTCTTTTCATACATGCATCATAATAACCATgatattacattttgaatgagaGACAGCATTGATTGAGACCTATCGTAAAATTCAAGGTCATATACAAACCAGGTCAAGACCTAACCATAAGTGGCTGCCACCCAGCTCATTTGCCGCAGTGTTCATCATTGCTTGCCCATGTTGATCTAACAAAGGTAAATGCACGGAAGGATGAAGTTCCCAGTGAAAAAATATAAGACGTAGCCACGATTAAAGCCCGCATATCCCAATTGCTGGTCAGgcatgttagccagttacaccaccaagccattttctctgaGCGAACTTCCGGATGGGTTTTACCAAGCAAGGTGTTGATGTCATAATTCCACACTGTATCACATGAGGCAAAGgttgtgcttactaagccactgttggaGAGAAAAACACAACTTTGCCATTCTATTCTCAGTGAAGcaactggctaacacgcctgaccagctatagggagatccaggttcgaatcctggctaagtcaaatattttttcatcgtgaACTTCATCCTTTACAGTTTAACTTTGCAACAATGAatgtgactgcatacaaagtcacttgtttcacgCAGTCCATCTAACAAGGGCTTCTATGAGACTTTGCATGGCTGCAATAAATACCATTGTAAACAATTTAGCCATATTTTagtgaagagagatgttttaATTGATTTCACTTAGTTTTCTTGTTGTTTTACACTTTTTcttgtgaattaaaaattaaatgatatttgcTGATACTCTCCTCCCCCTTTAATGGGCGATTGGGTGAGATTTAGCAGGACTCCCTCCACAAACCACTCAACTCCTCATGTTATTAATGGGCACCACAATGCCTAAGATAAAGCTGTACTTTGAACACTAGACAAACTTTTGGTGACCACCATTGACTTAAGTGGTACCCACATGAAATCGCATATGTAGCATACTTGTACATACATGTTATGCACCAAAATTCCGCAGAGATAAAATGTTGCATTTTCCTAGTCGTGAAGACTAACTAGCACGCTCAAATTCTTGCCTGGTTCTTTTAATCACTTAAATGACCAAGAAACAATTTGTATACCAGGCAGCAATACACCCCCTTGTTCTCTAAGCTTAGGTATTTGAATGGAGATTTTCCTCAGTAGCATCCAAATGAGGATCCTTGTACATTATCTCAGCCATGCAATAAGATAAGTGGTTCACGTATTCCTTAAACAAGTAgatgaaagtataaaaatttggCAGCACCATGTTTTCTCAATGCCTCACACTCAGAACCCCCCTCCCATATCTGAAGAGCCCATTGACAGAAACCGATGTTACCCGGGGCACCCTCCTCCATTTGCTTAAGGCTCACCCTCTTAACCACAAAGCTATTTTGAACAGAGTATAGGAGAGAGAGACAGCAAAGCTGAAAATAATGGCTCTGTCAGGCAGTGGCACGGTGAGGGggaagttttgggggataaaattaAATGGGGGGGCAATCATTcccttaggggtacattaagggcacaaattgtgttcacttgcactagaggcacaatgaaagttcactgcacgtagtttcctagcaaatgcagctatacaaaactttcaattcctgtcaacgctacatacttCGCCTGCccaacttgaagaatggattttatgtcgccttgatccatccggaagtttcatgcacaacataggccatttcaaaataaggaataaccttggtcaatgtccagtcggcatgcagagtgctcagcttggcatcgagggtacaggccagccagGCCAGGCGTACAGGCTTTCTACggcatcacctctatttcaagatggcggaccgtttttggcggcgttgaaattgttcgaattttgattgctaataattccaccattactttttcaacgcatctgtaattaatcccaatcaaaatgaaattacatcagaagtgaaatccattcgttttttgagaccgttctgataggcttgaacaaccctactGTGTTAGGATTTATAAAAAATCCCCCAGTAAGCCGTAAAactagccattttgaaccattattcttcaaaattttctggaggagggcccccgcaactcctgcttaccctggtgggtatgcaataccccaacacccgtaagtattagttgcgcctaaaacccccctagccttaattcctagctgcgcccctgctgtcaGGCACCCCCAAAAGCAAATTTTCAAGCATTAATGTAACTTAGTATTTATTCAGGCTGTAgtctaaaaaaatttcttaccCTGCATGCTGGACATGCATTGACAATGATGATAGTTTGTGGAACTGTCACAGTACGGATAGATCCATAACATGGTGCATTCCCACAAGGTCCGGCAGGGTAAGGTGCAGGTCCACTATAGGGCTGGTATCCCGGGGGCTGACTAACAATGGGAGGATTACGGTCATCGGTCTGATATTGATCTGGTGCACTGTAGTGTGGTCCTGATGGCTGGGTATCACCTGAATAAGATGGTGACATTTAGGACTCTTAGCACAATAAATATCTATTCTGGAGGCacgaggttgaaaaataaaaggaataattttctgggcagcataatttttttagcataacAGTCTGCCCTTTTCACTACAATTAAATTTAGATGCAATTCGTACGTAAAACATTTGAACCAacaattttgagttttttcaaTAGATACATactcaaacaataaaaatgtacgtactttttcacacaatttatttacgACGACCGGTTTCCTTGCAGAGGCGActtcttcaggtacagaaatcattatttttatagttattttgttgttttagataaattgtgagaaaaagtaccatacattttttattttttataatggattttcacaaagttacacctgaaacaatcgagttttgGATACATACTCGTTTAAGCCCGATGAATCTACACACGGTGTTCAGGGCATATATCCTGTACTTTGTCATATCTATCATTTTCTAAGTCCCTTCTCACTCATTATTGAGAATGGTGGGTCACCCCACCAAAACGTCTGAGAAAAacttttgtgagtgtccctttttctgTGTTTCTATGAGTAGtcatctaattatttatttatttaagtgttACCACAAGAAACATTTTCCTCAAGACCATTTTCTAGCCCAGAAGTATTTTCATGAATTGATATGCACATATATTTCTAATAAAGTCATAAGTATTGGCAAACTCCAGCCCTCCATTTCTTCCAGTAATATGTCAGTATTTCACTATCTTGTGGTTCTTCTTTGTCATGCCCCTCTTGACCTGCATCAATTAATCGTCTCTTGGTCTATCAAGAGAACTTTTACTTCAATAGTCATTTTACACCAATCCAAAATCACAATCCATTAAAAGGATTTGGTAGATGGAAGGGTAAGATACGTTATGGCAAAAGAAAAAACCTTCCACATGTAGGTACTCCCTCGCAAGttcagaaataattaataataaaacaaaaaatttgctaaccacttttaatgaaagttctggttcatttactcatTGAGAGTGGTCCTATTGAGTAATTTTGCAGATGGATATGTGGAACTTTGTTAAAGCCTTCTCTCCTGCATTTCTAATCAGCTCTGCAGGAATATCATCTTTTTCTGATGCCCCATACCTTTGCAGGTTTGTTATTGCTTCATCAGCTTCTGATCTTCAAATTCTGACCCCCTGGGCATCTTTTTATTGTACACTTACCTCTTTGGTTATTTTTGCTCTGAATTTGCTTCTGTTACATAACTCTTTCAGGTATACTTTATATCTCTTCACTAGctcttcattttcaatcaaaatatttccattcttgcACATTTTAGATAGCACTGAATGTTGTATCttttccttgaaatggttcctctcTATCAACAAGCAGCTTCCAATTCTTCATGTgagatattattttgaaaatcttgGTCCAGGTCCTTCAATCACATTTCTTTAGATCTTCTCATTTTGCAGTCTTTTTTCTAGCTAAGTTGTAATACATCTGTCCTCCTGTTCtcacatttttgtttttattttttctttaacaaagTCTAAAGGCCCGTCTATATACAGAAAAAGTCATCCATACGGAACACTTAGGTTGAGATTCCAACGCCCATAAAACAATGTCAgtgttcatgaaaaaaataagcaaaggcctggaaaaatttgtgcaaaaattagCAAGGGTTTGAATTAATGGGGAAATTAGCAAGAAATTTTAAGGCTTCAAAAGTCGAAGTCATTTGTTGTACATTATCATGCTTTTTCTGTACATTTTACCCATGGTACAAGGAAGAAGATatcttggaatgaaaaataacatggatataatATGGAGTGAGGGAGTAAACTCAGGAAAAGACATCAAGGCTGCATAGAAATcactcaactcaatttcaatacagtGTGTCCTGAAGTTTGCGATTAGTTATGCAGAGGAATGATGTATGGCATCCAGACCAcactaattttttccataaatgcctaaaatttgtgAAGCTAATCTTTTTAaaagtacatatttaaatttacaactattttttccataaatcgaCCTAAACACTTTTTACTTGATCACAGCTTTTTCTGGAAAACTTTTCTTTCCCCTAACATTCCTTTTGCAGCTTCCTGTAGACAACTTTTAATATTATTCCAGCTATCTGACTCTGATTTCTCAGtaacttcttttattttgttcttcaaaGCTTCTTGAAATGTATGTTAATGGCTTTACTCCTTCATAGTTCCCACTTGCCATATATTTCTGCATATAAGAATTTCATCACATCACTAAGGGCCCATTTTCTCAATGCCATTATAATTTACACTACATACTGATTCAAACAATGGGGTATAATCAATTTATGGCTCAAATGACTTGTAATgtatgtaaataatatttgtcataaaataaGAGCACAAATACACAATTAATCTAGCCATCAAAGAGAAAGCCCAAGAACTTTTCTAGAAACccacaaaaatatttgcaatctCTAGTGTTCCCATCAATTTCAGCTTAATGAAAATGTCATCAGTGAGTTAAGGCTAAACAAGAGGTTTGAAGGGCTGAACGTTCAAAACcatggcatagccaggaatttcgttcagcgggagggggggtccaaaaccaggggggaaaacttaataaaaacagagtactaagtgatagcttttaaactacttttattaatcgaaaaaaacttcatttgctaaagaaacattttgtaaaatcattatttttcgatatatatttttttcttttatgaaggaaaataatttgtgcatatagtttgggggggggggtctgggcCCACTAGACTCCCCCTGACTACACCActgggtggatccaggattttttctgggatgggggcacaagggcctgacaggcaaatggtcttctcataattgagattaaaaacaacattcaaCAAGTACTGTAcaactttttctcttaatttaaatatgaaagttatttatatgaaattaaatgatttaggatccataatacacaaaacaaaacgaacgtaatgataattgtatttaaaaaaattttaaagtgtcagggggggcacgtgcccccctaaatATCCCTATgactatatttattttcaaagcaacaccacttaaattgaaataacatttttaatttaatttgaatggatTCTGGTCAAGAACCACATGAGTCTAAGGTAAATGCATCTAAGCCACATAAATCATGTCAATTTGGTTTCACCCCCTTCCAACTTCTCAACTGCTTAAATGAGTTAATATTTCTTCTCTTGATGTATGAAGAAAAA containing:
- the LOC124165302 gene encoding brain protein I3, producing the protein MPKSDPYDPPPPYTPLIGDTQPSGPHYSAPDQYQTDDRNPPIVSQPPGYQPYSGPAPYPAGPCGNAPCYGSIRTVTVPQTIIIVNACPACRIGVLEDQYNALGILCAILFFPIGILCCLATKTKKCSNCGAYFD